A window from Flavobacteriales bacterium encodes these proteins:
- a CDS encoding ORF6N domain-containing protein: protein MKPDHSVLPADKTDRAILMIRGYRIMLDSDLADLYQVPTKQLNQQVKRNIDRFPEDFMFQLTDKEKTEVVTNCDHLRKLKFSPHLPYAFTEHGAVMLAGILNSHTAVQASIHVVRAFVKLRALLATHQELARKLDSMEQKYDKQFKVVFDALRELMSTPSPTRKAIGYRIHPKQEKKG from the coding sequence ATGAAACCTGACCATTCCGTCCTCCCTGCAGATAAGACCGACCGCGCTATCCTGATGATCCGTGGCTATCGGATTATGCTGGACAGCGACCTGGCCGACCTTTACCAGGTCCCCACCAAACAACTGAATCAGCAGGTTAAACGGAATATTGACCGTTTCCCGGAAGACTTCATGTTTCAATTGACCGACAAGGAAAAGACAGAGGTGGTCACAAATTGTGACCACCTCCGGAAGCTGAAATTTTCTCCGCACTTACCTTATGCTTTCACGGAACATGGCGCCGTGATGCTGGCCGGGATCCTGAACAGCCACACAGCAGTGCAAGCCAGCATACATGTTGTGAGGGCTTTTGTAAAATTGAGAGCATTATTGGCGACCCATCAGGAACTGGCCCGGAAACTGGATTCCATGGAACAGAAATACGACAAACAATTCAAGGTTGTTTTTGACGCACTCCGTGAGCTCATGTCCACCCCTTCCCCCACACGAAAAGCCATCGGGTATAGGATACATCCCAAACAGGAAAAGAAAGGCTAA